A single region of the Gadus morhua chromosome 5, gadMor3.0, whole genome shotgun sequence genome encodes:
- the LOC115543522 gene encoding SAM and SH3 domain-containing protein 1 isoform X1, producing the protein MEELRKRKLVQEADKGKIESAASSVQLRTQIQESLGFSSAMSTPETDRREQGVCAAVHLIGPSCPASDAGPTGRFASGIFFFYIFWSLGRGGRRKRAEECVEGCYGIVETMKKTVLENRFPVQKSSSDDGAGGKSEGKRKNKSFWLNFRKSQKGLPRQPSRAGDDVGFVASEITMSDEERIQLMMMVKENMISVEEALARLKEFELQNRHTFRAEPVEWAEPGGTPIQDPLSCNTCELSDSEQEESLAFRRLHKLVNSTRKVKKKLIRIEEGRRPGPEECVSLEASPRRLAGDAAAVASLYADVNKRHPAASGSASGSASGSASGSASGSACSAGGTVDTLAAALREQLAYDRDSDSLATSTSPSRSSSSLDTCSSHRTVFSHAAAAASLGRHHGNRLLSGGRGVAGGDGQRPPLARSMTDGELRQRALSPLSLPGRTCSFGGFDLNNRILHSFHCDCDSSNKDGGGARDNVKSPTTSRISLGKKVKSVRDTMRKRISKRYHCSLSEQSSPDRPSSCPQSPHREPGSPGKAKLGGSVESLRSSLSGQSSMSGQTVGTTDSSNSNRETVKSEDGEEDELPYGGPFCGRALVHTDFTPSPYDTDSLKLKSGDMIDVISKPPMGTWMGLLGGKVGTFKFIYVDVVSEEPEAKPKKNRRRRKARQPKPTSVDELLDRINLKEHLPTFLFNGYEDLDTFQLLEEEDLDELNIRDPQHRAVLLTAVELLQEYDGSSDPEQSGQSGDKELLERRGLLADSPRDSGCYESNENLANGRDRRTSSISRSSSGFESSHLLSPETPIHPLVPPHRSCPSKTTPGSPQDGAPDLHGPTRPRPLCRAIARSWSYVELRDIRMEPAPPRRCLSLEDLQNQPGPSSRLEDLKLTEASTVVVEGKRQVRNLCGNTPSSGSVSVTFVLDQNPVAAREALVIDTSERNTIHQTASAQLTPNHKVFPSHPGSRSASPGPGRPNAVSTERDIDTSFPPGAPVDPRLSLEGNRERLDVDQVRVPQLQCSGITPGNLGSLECLVEERLQTQGIDLTAEPFSDKHGCYGIPRSVVEKMSIELDRSVDEVTIAMDTVRIRELGNQCRLAVSINGLLSISGSNPGLL; encoded by the exons ATGGAGGAGCTACGCAAGCGCAAGCTAGTGCAGGAGGCCGACAAG GGAAAGATTGAGTCAGCCGCCTCGTCTGTTCAGCTCCGCACGCAGATCCAG GAGTCCCTGGGCTTCAGCAGTGCCATGTCGACCCCAGAAACCGACAGACG CGAGCAGGGAGTCTGTGCTGCAGTCCATTTGATTGGCCCGTCCTGCCCTGCCTCTGACGCCGGGCCCACGGGCCGCTTTGCTTctggcattttttttttttacattttttggtcgcttggaagaggaggaaggaggaagagggcagAGGAATGTGTTGAGGGATGTTATGGGATAGTGGAAACCATGAAGAAGACAGTGCTGGAGAACAG GTTCCCTGTGCAAAAGTCCAGTTCAGATGATGGAGCAGGGG GAAAGTCGGAAGGCAAGAGGAAGAACAAATCTTTTTGGCTGAACTTCCGGAAGTCACAGAAAGGGCTCCCACGACAGCCTTCAAGAG CGGGAGATGATGTTGGTTTCGTGGCCAGCGAGATCACGATGAGTGACGAAGAGCGCATCCagctgatgatgatggtgaaggAGAACATGATCTCTGTGGAGGAGGCCCTGGCACGG CTGAAGGAGTTTGAGCTCCAGAACCGCCACACCTTCAGGGCGGAGCCGGTGGAGTGGGCCGAGCCTGGCGGGACCCCCATCCAAGACCCGCTCAGCTGCAAC ACGTGTGAGCTGTCGGACTCGGAGCAGGAGGAGTCGCTGGCCTTCCGGAGGCTTCATAAGCTCGTCAACTCCACCCGCAAGGTGAAGAAGAAGCTGATCAGGATCGAGGAGGGCAGGAGGCCCGGCCCGGaag AGTGTGTGAGTCTCGAGGCGTCTCCCCGCCGCCTGGCCGGAGACGCGGCCGCCGTTGCGTCTCTGTACGCCGACGTCAACAAGAGGCACCCCGCGGCGTCGGGGTCGGCGTCGGGGTCGGCCTCGGGGTCGGCCTCGGGGTCGGCCTCGGGGTCGGCGTGCTCCGCAGGCGGCACGGTGGACACCCTGGCGGCTGCCCTGCGCGAGCAGCTGGCCTACGACCGCGACTCGGACAGCCTGGCCACCTCCACCTCGCCCTCCCGCTCCTCCAGCAGTCTGGACACCTGCAGCAGCCACAGGACCGTGTTCagccacgccgccgccgcggccagCCTGGGCCGTCACCACGGCAACAGGCTCCTGTCGGGGGGTCGGGGGGTGGCCGGGGGCGACGGCCAGAGGCCCCCGCTGGCGCGCTCTATGACGGACGGGGAGCTCCGACAGCGGGCCCTTAGTCCCCTCAGTCTCCCAGGG AGAACGTGTAGTTTCGGAGGATTTGATCTGAACAACCGCATCCTGCACTCTTTCCACTGCGACTGTGATTCTTCC AACAAAGATGGAGGCGGTGCGAGAGACAACGTTAAATCCCCAACGACGTCCCGCATTTCTCTGGGCAAGAAGGTCAAGTCTGTAAGGGACACCATGAGGAAGCGGATCTCCAAGAGATACCACTGTTCCCTCTCTGAGCAG TCCAGTCCGGACCGCCCGTCCAGCTGCCCCCAGTCCCCCCACAGGGAGCCCGGCTCCCCGGGGAAGGCCAAGCTGGGGGGGTCCGTGGAGAGCCTCCGCAGCTCCCTCAGCGGACAGAGCTCcatga GCGGTCAGACTGTGGGAACCACAGATTCCTCCAACAGCAACAGGGAGACGGTGAAGTctgaggatggggaggaggacgagcTGCCGTACGGCGGGCCCTTCTGTGGGCGCGCCCTGGTGCACACCGACTTCACCCCCAGCCCCTACGACACAGACTCCCTCAAGCTGAAG AGTGGAGACATGATTGACGTCATCAGCAAGCCTCCGATGGGCACCTGGATGGGGCTGCTGGGCGGGAAGGTGGGCACCTTTAAGTTCATCTACGTGGACGTGGTGAGCGAGGAGCCGGAGGCCAAGCCCAAGAAAAACCgtaggaggaggaaggcccGCCAGCCCAAGCCCACCTCCGTCGACGAGCTCCTGGACCGCATCAACCTCAAG gagcacCTCCCCACCTTCCTGTTCAACGGCTATGAGGACCTGGACACCTtccagctgctggaggaggaggacctggacGAGCTGAACATACGGGACCCCCAGCACCGCGCGGTGCTGCTCACCGCCGTGGAGCTGCTGCAGGAGTACGACG GCAGTAGTGACCCGGAGCAAAGCGGCCAATCTGGGGACAAGGAGCTCCTAGAGAGGCGTGGCCTACTGGCGGACTCTCCGCGGGACTCGGGCTGCTACGAGAGCAACGAGAACCTGGCCAACG GACGGGACCGACGGACGTCTTCCATCAGCAGGTCTTCCTCTGGCTTTGAGTCCAGCCATCTCCTGTCCCCAGAGACCCCCATCCACCCCCTGGTGCCGCCCCACCGCTCCTGCCCAAGTAAAACCACCCCCGGGAGCCCCCAGGACGGAGCTCCAGACCTGCATGGTCCCACCAGGCCTCGGCCCCTCTGCAGAGCCATAGCAAGGAGCTGGAGCTATGTGGAGCTAAGGGACATTAGGATGGAGCCAGCCCCGCCGCGGCGCTGCCTCTCCCTGGAGGACCTCCAGAACCAACCAGGACCTAGTAGCCGCCTGGAGGACCTGAAGTTAACAGAGGCTAGCACCGTCGTAGTGGAAGGGAAACGGCAAGTACGGAATCTCTGCGGAAACACTCCTTCCTCTGGGTCGGTTAGCGTGACGTTTGTCTTGGACCAGAACCCCGTCGCCGCGAGGGAGGCGTTGGTCATCGACACCTCTGAAAGAAACACGATCCATCAGACAGCTAGCGCACAGCTCACACCGAACCACAAGGTGTTCCCATCTCATCCCGGGTCGAGATCTGCCTCTCCAGGCCCAGGAAGACCAAACGCTGTGTCCACAGAAAGGGACATCGATACCTCCTTCCCACCGGGGGCCCCCGTGGACCCCCGCCTGTCActggagggaaacagagagcGGCTGGATGTGGACCAGGTCAGAGTCCCTCAGCTGCAGTGCTCCGGGATCACACCCGGGAACCTGGGGAGCCTAGAGTGCCTGGTGGAAGAGAGGCTGCAGACGCAGGGCATCGACCTGACCGCTGAACCCTTCTCAGACAAG CACGGTTGCTATGGAATCCCTCGCTCTGTGGTCGAGAAGATGTCTATTGAGCTGGACCGCTCTGTGGACGAGGTCACCATTGCCATGGATACAGTGAGAATCCGCGAGCTTGGTAATCAGTGTCGCTTGGCA GTATCAATAAACGGCTTGTTATCGATAAGTGGGTCGAACCCCGGGCTACTTTAA
- the LOC115543522 gene encoding SAM and SH3 domain-containing protein 1 isoform X2, with translation MEELRKRKLVQEADKGKIESAASSVQLRTQIQESLGFSSAMSTPETDRRFPVQKSSSDDGAGGKSEGKRKNKSFWLNFRKSQKGLPRQPSRAGDDVGFVASEITMSDEERIQLMMMVKENMISVEEALARLKEFELQNRHTFRAEPVEWAEPGGTPIQDPLSCNTCELSDSEQEESLAFRRLHKLVNSTRKVKKKLIRIEEGRRPGPEECVSLEASPRRLAGDAAAVASLYADVNKRHPAASGSASGSASGSASGSASGSACSAGGTVDTLAAALREQLAYDRDSDSLATSTSPSRSSSSLDTCSSHRTVFSHAAAAASLGRHHGNRLLSGGRGVAGGDGQRPPLARSMTDGELRQRALSPLSLPGRTCSFGGFDLNNRILHSFHCDCDSSNKDGGGARDNVKSPTTSRISLGKKVKSVRDTMRKRISKRYHCSLSEQSSPDRPSSCPQSPHREPGSPGKAKLGGSVESLRSSLSGQSSMSGQTVGTTDSSNSNRETVKSEDGEEDELPYGGPFCGRALVHTDFTPSPYDTDSLKLKSGDMIDVISKPPMGTWMGLLGGKVGTFKFIYVDVVSEEPEAKPKKNRRRRKARQPKPTSVDELLDRINLKEHLPTFLFNGYEDLDTFQLLEEEDLDELNIRDPQHRAVLLTAVELLQEYDGSSDPEQSGQSGDKELLERRGLLADSPRDSGCYESNENLANGRDRRTSSISRSSSGFESSHLLSPETPIHPLVPPHRSCPSKTTPGSPQDGAPDLHGPTRPRPLCRAIARSWSYVELRDIRMEPAPPRRCLSLEDLQNQPGPSSRLEDLKLTEASTVVVEGKRQVRNLCGNTPSSGSVSVTFVLDQNPVAAREALVIDTSERNTIHQTASAQLTPNHKVFPSHPGSRSASPGPGRPNAVSTERDIDTSFPPGAPVDPRLSLEGNRERLDVDQVRVPQLQCSGITPGNLGSLECLVEERLQTQGIDLTAEPFSDKHGCYGIPRSVVEKMSIELDRSVDEVTIAMDTVRIRELGNQCRLAVSINGLLSISGSNPGLL, from the exons ATGGAGGAGCTACGCAAGCGCAAGCTAGTGCAGGAGGCCGACAAG GGAAAGATTGAGTCAGCCGCCTCGTCTGTTCAGCTCCGCACGCAGATCCAG GAGTCCCTGGGCTTCAGCAGTGCCATGTCGACCCCAGAAACCGACAGACG GTTCCCTGTGCAAAAGTCCAGTTCAGATGATGGAGCAGGGG GAAAGTCGGAAGGCAAGAGGAAGAACAAATCTTTTTGGCTGAACTTCCGGAAGTCACAGAAAGGGCTCCCACGACAGCCTTCAAGAG CGGGAGATGATGTTGGTTTCGTGGCCAGCGAGATCACGATGAGTGACGAAGAGCGCATCCagctgatgatgatggtgaaggAGAACATGATCTCTGTGGAGGAGGCCCTGGCACGG CTGAAGGAGTTTGAGCTCCAGAACCGCCACACCTTCAGGGCGGAGCCGGTGGAGTGGGCCGAGCCTGGCGGGACCCCCATCCAAGACCCGCTCAGCTGCAAC ACGTGTGAGCTGTCGGACTCGGAGCAGGAGGAGTCGCTGGCCTTCCGGAGGCTTCATAAGCTCGTCAACTCCACCCGCAAGGTGAAGAAGAAGCTGATCAGGATCGAGGAGGGCAGGAGGCCCGGCCCGGaag AGTGTGTGAGTCTCGAGGCGTCTCCCCGCCGCCTGGCCGGAGACGCGGCCGCCGTTGCGTCTCTGTACGCCGACGTCAACAAGAGGCACCCCGCGGCGTCGGGGTCGGCGTCGGGGTCGGCCTCGGGGTCGGCCTCGGGGTCGGCCTCGGGGTCGGCGTGCTCCGCAGGCGGCACGGTGGACACCCTGGCGGCTGCCCTGCGCGAGCAGCTGGCCTACGACCGCGACTCGGACAGCCTGGCCACCTCCACCTCGCCCTCCCGCTCCTCCAGCAGTCTGGACACCTGCAGCAGCCACAGGACCGTGTTCagccacgccgccgccgcggccagCCTGGGCCGTCACCACGGCAACAGGCTCCTGTCGGGGGGTCGGGGGGTGGCCGGGGGCGACGGCCAGAGGCCCCCGCTGGCGCGCTCTATGACGGACGGGGAGCTCCGACAGCGGGCCCTTAGTCCCCTCAGTCTCCCAGGG AGAACGTGTAGTTTCGGAGGATTTGATCTGAACAACCGCATCCTGCACTCTTTCCACTGCGACTGTGATTCTTCC AACAAAGATGGAGGCGGTGCGAGAGACAACGTTAAATCCCCAACGACGTCCCGCATTTCTCTGGGCAAGAAGGTCAAGTCTGTAAGGGACACCATGAGGAAGCGGATCTCCAAGAGATACCACTGTTCCCTCTCTGAGCAG TCCAGTCCGGACCGCCCGTCCAGCTGCCCCCAGTCCCCCCACAGGGAGCCCGGCTCCCCGGGGAAGGCCAAGCTGGGGGGGTCCGTGGAGAGCCTCCGCAGCTCCCTCAGCGGACAGAGCTCcatga GCGGTCAGACTGTGGGAACCACAGATTCCTCCAACAGCAACAGGGAGACGGTGAAGTctgaggatggggaggaggacgagcTGCCGTACGGCGGGCCCTTCTGTGGGCGCGCCCTGGTGCACACCGACTTCACCCCCAGCCCCTACGACACAGACTCCCTCAAGCTGAAG AGTGGAGACATGATTGACGTCATCAGCAAGCCTCCGATGGGCACCTGGATGGGGCTGCTGGGCGGGAAGGTGGGCACCTTTAAGTTCATCTACGTGGACGTGGTGAGCGAGGAGCCGGAGGCCAAGCCCAAGAAAAACCgtaggaggaggaaggcccGCCAGCCCAAGCCCACCTCCGTCGACGAGCTCCTGGACCGCATCAACCTCAAG gagcacCTCCCCACCTTCCTGTTCAACGGCTATGAGGACCTGGACACCTtccagctgctggaggaggaggacctggacGAGCTGAACATACGGGACCCCCAGCACCGCGCGGTGCTGCTCACCGCCGTGGAGCTGCTGCAGGAGTACGACG GCAGTAGTGACCCGGAGCAAAGCGGCCAATCTGGGGACAAGGAGCTCCTAGAGAGGCGTGGCCTACTGGCGGACTCTCCGCGGGACTCGGGCTGCTACGAGAGCAACGAGAACCTGGCCAACG GACGGGACCGACGGACGTCTTCCATCAGCAGGTCTTCCTCTGGCTTTGAGTCCAGCCATCTCCTGTCCCCAGAGACCCCCATCCACCCCCTGGTGCCGCCCCACCGCTCCTGCCCAAGTAAAACCACCCCCGGGAGCCCCCAGGACGGAGCTCCAGACCTGCATGGTCCCACCAGGCCTCGGCCCCTCTGCAGAGCCATAGCAAGGAGCTGGAGCTATGTGGAGCTAAGGGACATTAGGATGGAGCCAGCCCCGCCGCGGCGCTGCCTCTCCCTGGAGGACCTCCAGAACCAACCAGGACCTAGTAGCCGCCTGGAGGACCTGAAGTTAACAGAGGCTAGCACCGTCGTAGTGGAAGGGAAACGGCAAGTACGGAATCTCTGCGGAAACACTCCTTCCTCTGGGTCGGTTAGCGTGACGTTTGTCTTGGACCAGAACCCCGTCGCCGCGAGGGAGGCGTTGGTCATCGACACCTCTGAAAGAAACACGATCCATCAGACAGCTAGCGCACAGCTCACACCGAACCACAAGGTGTTCCCATCTCATCCCGGGTCGAGATCTGCCTCTCCAGGCCCAGGAAGACCAAACGCTGTGTCCACAGAAAGGGACATCGATACCTCCTTCCCACCGGGGGCCCCCGTGGACCCCCGCCTGTCActggagggaaacagagagcGGCTGGATGTGGACCAGGTCAGAGTCCCTCAGCTGCAGTGCTCCGGGATCACACCCGGGAACCTGGGGAGCCTAGAGTGCCTGGTGGAAGAGAGGCTGCAGACGCAGGGCATCGACCTGACCGCTGAACCCTTCTCAGACAAG CACGGTTGCTATGGAATCCCTCGCTCTGTGGTCGAGAAGATGTCTATTGAGCTGGACCGCTCTGTGGACGAGGTCACCATTGCCATGGATACAGTGAGAATCCGCGAGCTTGGTAATCAGTGTCGCTTGGCA GTATCAATAAACGGCTTGTTATCGATAAGTGGGTCGAACCCCGGGCTACTTTAA
- the ddo gene encoding D-aspartate oxidase has protein sequence MKRVKVVVVGAGVIGFSTAVCIAESLSLCAVTLVADQFSPDTTSDGAAGIMFVSKYPDIDLERQRRWFKDSFDHLLAIAQSDQAPEAGVMLSSGCQIFREVPAETVPFWADLVHGFRFLTESELKRFPEHCFGQAFTTIKCECSAYLPWLEKRFRRAGGKVQQSHVNHLQELAGTYDLIVNCSGLGARSLVGDQQVHPVRGQVLKVQAPWINHFIRDGDGLTYFYPGVHSLTVGGTRQEGDRRLEADPADSEDILRRCCLLEPSLAKGKVLGEWVGLRPGRRNPRVEREVLGTQGSARRVHVVHNYGHGGGGVTLAWGTALDALGLVKQIVNETGPPQARL, from the exons ATGAAAAGGGTTAAGGTGGTCGTTGTAGGCGCAGGTGTGATTGGCTTTTCTACAGCCGTGTGCATCGCCGAGTCCCTTTCCTTGTGTGCCGTCACTCTGGTGGCTGACCAGTTCAGCCCGGACACAACCAGCGATGGCGCTGCAGGGATCATGTTTGTGTCAAAATATCCAG ATATCGACTTGGAAAGACAGAGACGGTGGTTCAAAGACTCCTTTGATCACCTGCTGGCGATTGCTCAGTCCGACCAGGCACCAGAAGCCGGAGTCATGCTGTCCTCGGG TTGCCAGATTTTCCGAGAGGTTCCTGCTGAAACGGTGCCCTTCTGGGCGGACTTGGTCCACGGGTTCAGGTTCCTCACTGAGAGCGAGCTGAAGAGGTTTCCGGAGCACTGCTTCGGCCAGGCCTTCACCACCATCAAGTGTGAATGTTCGGCCTACCTGCCCTGGCTGGAGAAGCG GTTCCGGAGGGCTGGGGGTAAGGTGCAGCAGAGCCACGTGAACCACCTCCAGGAGCTGGCCGGGACCTACGACCTCATCGTCAACTGCTCCGGGCTGGGGGCCCGGTCCCTGGTGGGCGACCAGCAGGTCCATCCGGTCCGGGGCCAGGTGCTGAAGGTCCAGGCGCCCTGGATCAACCACTTCATCCGGGACGGGGACGGCCTGACCTACTTCTACCCCGGGGTGCACAGCCTCACGGTGGGGGGCACCCGTCAGGAGGGGGACCGCAGGCTTGAGGCGGACCCCGCCGACTCGGAGGACATCCTGCGACGCTGCTGCCTCCTAGAGCCCTCGCTCGCCAAGGGCAAGGTGCTGGGCGAGTGGGTGGGCCTGAGGCCCGGCCGCAGGAACCCCCGGGTGGAGCGGGAGGTCCTGGGGACGCAGGGCAGTGCGCGCCGGGTGCACGTGGTCCACAACTACGGCCACGGCGGCGGGGGGGTGACCCTGGCCTGGGGCACGGCGCTGGACGCGCTGGGGCTGGTCAAGCAGATTGTCAATGAGACGGGGCCCCCGCAGGCCAGGCTGTGA